Sequence from the Platichthys flesus chromosome 2, fPlaFle2.1, whole genome shotgun sequence genome:
GAGGAGATTCAGGTGATAATTCTCTAGTTGTCATGTTGTTATTTGAGACATTACTCTTATAAAACATTGATTAGAGCCACTTCAATGACAAGTGTCCCGTTTTCTAAAGTCAAATGGCCAAGATGTCCTGCTTCTGTGGCTGTGAGTTTGAGCTCGTCTTGCTACAGAGTGAGATAAAGGGCTGATGACAGATGATGAAAACATTGTGAAGAATATTTAAATCTAATGTGCACTGAATGTAAAGCATTTGTAAACAATGGTCATTCCTAAATGATCAGAAAAATTGATTGTAATCCTACTTTGTAAagataaagtttatttttgccttttctccccccccccccacacacccttGTGTTTAATGTGGCTGAAGGTTCAGATGTGTTGACAGTAAAGGAGCCAAATTCATAGATGGACGTTTCAGTAGactaaatttattttttacaattcaGGCAACTTGTTTGAccatattaaaaacaataaatacttaTATTGAAACCATTCAGTTGACATGTACTCTAAAATGATTTATAATGGCTGTTTAAGAAGGCGAAGGTGAACCAGCCAAAGAATCACTTCTGAAAGAATTAACAAGCAAAATTTAATTAATAACTTTTTCTTAAAAGTGACAAATCCAACACTGAATATCAGTGATGATAAATCATTCTTGATATTAATGACTGTAAATAATATGACATGAACTCAACTGTGTcgttcatgttgttgttgattttcaCTGATCTCCATTAAACTCCAGTTACTCGATTTCATTCCAATATTAAAAATGAAGTAGTTGCAGTTCTCAAGCATCTTCAACCAGGTGActgggggtcagaggtcagggacTCCAGCGCAGGTCACACACAAGGGCGATGTGGTCAGACGGGTGAGCCACACTGGGCAGAGCCTTATAGGTTGTGACCTCCTGGTGACTGGGCAAAGGAATCATCTGCTCCACCTGCACAAACGCACACCATGTTAGCTTCTTTGGTTAATTATACAAATAACACAACCCAATTAGAACTGTATAATCAAGCAATTTAATCTTTGCCAaggattttatgttttcatctgcaggttccaagtaaaaatctggatctagagAATTTAAATCTGGGTTCATGAGGAGTTGGGGTCATGGTTGAGGTATTTGCTGAGTTATATTTCAGTAAAAAGATTTAAACAGTAATTGGTAAACAATGTACATTTTCGTTTACAGATTTTCTCACACATATCTCTTATGCATTGGTTAGAACCCTGTCTGGTATCAGTATCAGTACCTGCATGCTGTCGGGCTGTATGAAGATGTAATCCAGGCAGCCTTGAAATCCTCCAACATAGTTGGTGTAGGCCGGCTGGCCGCAGGCGCTCAGCAGCGGGGGGAAACCAGAGAGCAGCTCCATGCTGCAGGACTCCTCCGGGCCTGAGCTGCTCCAGTCTGCATGCTGCTGAGGAACCACCACCTCAGTGAGCAGCTGGAACACACCTGACacgacagcaggaggaggaggtataCAAAGATAACGTGAGCAGCTGTTACAATGAGATGGGGTTTCTACTGACAGATCCACGGAGGCAGTGAATATTAAAACACTGCAATCAATGAGGCCAGACTTTTGGGTGGGGATTTACCTGAGGAAGGGGTGGAGTTAAAGTCTCCACAGAAGACTAAAGGAGCTCCCGGTGCGACCTCACGGATCACATGACTCAGGTGTTTGAGTGCGACGCCCATCTGGACCAAGCGAACGTTCCCTCCTTCAAAAGAAATGAATTCATTTTTCAGACGTTTATGTAAATCATGATCATCCCACTTCTTTCTCGTTTCAGTGACTGAGTTGTATTCATGTTCGCAGGAGCTTTTACCTTTGGGGTGCCAGTACAGGTGAGTGTTGGCCACACACACCTTCCGGCCTGGTGTCTTCAGGTCCTCGAGTATACTGACCTGCAGGAACAGGAGAGATTCATAAAGCTGAGGGTCAACGACTACGGAGCAACAAATactattataaatatataaatctgcttttatttatttattagtttgaCTCCTGTTGGAAATATTGTGCTCTTGATTTGTCTGTGTAAATCCTCATAACGGTAAATGCTGCATTATACAacccagatttttttttcataatactCTTGTACTattctgtttcagttcattcCAGTGAGTAAACTCAAGACCTGCTTGAGATGAATTATCCATCGGCAGCAGTAATGTGagtaattttttgttttaacaacCTTAatgtttgatgtaaatattcataaaaGTATGTGGCACAAACTGCCATACCTGCAGCGAAGTGGATCTCTTCAGTATTCTGTCCTCCAGGGTCAGGTCGCTGTTTGCAGAAAccctctccagcagctcagagtggatggggtcagaggtcaacgcCTCACTCAGCATGATGTCATGACGACTCAGCAGCCGGAACTTGgacctgaaaaacaacaacattttttaattacatgACTTAATCCTGGATTTAGATCTAAATATTTAAGATTGTTCTGTAACCCGAGATAATTAttcatcttcaaaataaagaactaaacatcatcaacattttaCACCTgcaaatatagatatatttgCAGGTGTAAAAAAGCATTTGCTTTAACTGTACAGACAATTACAGCCTGTACAGTTAAAGCAAATGCTTCACCTGCATTTAATAAAGCTGTGGTATAGGTAAAATAACCAGACACATtaaattaatgttaaatcaAGGGACTTTTAGTTATAGTTACTACAGAATTAACTGTACATCAAAATCATCCAAATTATAAGCTATAAAATCCAAAACTCTCAACCCGACCATGACTTGAATTCACACTTATagagaaacataaacaaatccTGACTaccatcaaccccccccccccccccccgcctgacAGTGCATCATACTAAACTACACCTGCAGACCTGACCTGCGGTAGAAGGTGCTCAGTCCTTCATGCTGCCTCTCCTTCAGCTTGAAAACTCCGTCCAGACCAAAGGCATCAAGAGCCGGAATCAGACTGTCCTCAAACACCTCTgaagacagcagagacacacatccATCATATGTCAGCACACAGAAGAGAAGGAATCTAACTTCTTTGATGTGGATCCTTATATAgagtttcttctcctctttctacTCTTTTTTGTTTACCTGGGTCGACCTCCTGCAGACAGATGATGTCAGCGTTGTATCCAGCCAGCTCCTTCTTGACCAGGTTCTGTCTGTAGTCCAGCTGCAGAGCGTACGGGGCACAGTACGGGTAGAGCACCGTCTTGGACAGCTCTGTCTGGGCGTAGACATCTGCAAGGATGTTGTAGGACACCACCCTCATAGTGGGCCACTCGGCCTCTTTGACAGTGTAGGCATGTCTGTCGTCAAACGTGCACATGCCTGGTCCGGCCTCCACGGCTCCCACAGAGACCAGCTCCTTGGCCAAGCCACTGCGACTTCCATCCTTGGGTGTGCAGCGCAGTTTGAGTCTGCAGCCAATGTCCTTGTTGGACGGGATGTGGACTCGCCCACATCCCACCTGGGTCCAGCTTGGAACCTGACCTTCGACCTCCCCAGGAACTTCAGAGCTGAGACAAGAAGAACAAGATAAAGACAAATGTGCTAGTTGACCCGTCACTTCTTGGTGAGGAAATAGATCATACACTGAGTCTCTAGAGGAACTCTTCATCATGAACACTGTGatttaaatactacatttacCTGGTGTCTAGGCGTGTTTCTTTGAACCAGGTGAACTCACACTCTTGCAGGTCCCCGAACTCAACCTCCAGTTTGGGGCACACGGGGAACTCGGCCAGCAGAGACACCGGGAGCTCGGCGGTGGTGAAGGTgggtgagttcctgtgcaccgAGTACTGAAGGTCTCCCACCTGCAGCACGGCTCCGTCCCGCCAGGCCTCCGAGTTCAGCTCCGTGTCGGGCACCTCGTCCCCCCCGAAGAACAGCTTCACCACGGCGGCGGGCTGCGGGGCTTCGCTCGGCTGCTGCGACTTGCGCTTTTTGGTCTTCTTCGCCTTCCCCAGGCCCTTGGCGAAGCCGTTGGAGATCCGGGCCAGGGCCTTCGCCAGCGGCTCGTCCTGGTCCCGCAGCATCTGCTTCTTGCTGCCGTCCAGGGTGAAGGAGATGGTGAGTTTGGGTTCCCCGGGGAGACACCTCACCACGGCGGGCTCCATCGTGCCGAGGAGGCGGTGGCAGGCTCGGGTCAGGTACTTcggggaggagagcagcaggcgGCGGGGGAACAGAGCGAGGGCAGCGGGGATGCGGTTCAACATGAAGTCCCCGGAGCCAGTGAGGGGACAACCGGGCAGAAGTAGACCGAAGAGGGGCTGCGAGAGGTAGGTCGAGTCATACAGCTCCACCGGTTAGCCACATGCTAACAAACAGTGTGACAATCACACTGGAACCACGAGATGGACTCAACCTCCGGCGGCTTGTTTCACAACTAAACTACACAAAGGGTTCGTGAATTAAACCTCAGCGTGGATCAACGtgttgtgtttaatatttaaaagttagaaCATGAACTGTCAGCACTTCCCTGAGGTCAGCGTGGGCTTCCACCTGTTTCTGTGGTGTTGGTTTCATCACAATCAAAACACCGTGTAGGCGCATTACTGCCACCTATAGGACTGGAGTGTTGATCCAGAGATTACACAGGAGGAATAGATGATTTTAGCTGCATCGctttattgataataataataaattataatcacctatttatttatattttttatattttccttgtgtttatatttcatgtttactTTACTGGTGTCTTCTTTTGACTGTCCCCTTTGCTGTAACACAGTAAATGTTGTGGGgctaataaaggattattttatgtaatactactactactactaatccTACTACTACTGCCTACTTCCTCTCATTACTAACTTAACCTTCAATGATAAACCTGTTAAACAGTTTTTGTCCACAGTGTCTGCATTTTCCATTCTTGTGACAGGGTCATGGTATTATCTTCCTgcgctgcaccccccccccccccttcctgccaTTATAATACTCTATGTCCAAATACATGTCCTGCCTTTAGCTTTGATCAGTGAAGAGTCATGTGAGACGCTGAGTCTGCAGCTGCTATATGTTTTTACGTTCTGTGacaagaaacacagaaaaaaaatacatataataaatacaataaatacatttgtcagCAGATATCTAGAGAAGAACAGAGCAAACCAAATGagccattttttaaattaatttataacaaagacaaatacagCAATTCACCGATAGATTACAAAACTCTTGTTAAAGAAAGCAAGTCCTGAGCAGAAAGTTCCATCATACCACAGATCTGGTGTCAGCTGTCAGCATCGAATTATCTGTggttgtgaagtgtgtgtgtgtgtgtgtgtgtgtgtgtgtgtgtgtgtgtgtgtgtgtgtgtgtgtgtgtgtgtgtgtgtgtgtgtgtgtgtgtgtgtgtgtgtgtgtgtgtgtgtgtgtgtgtgtgtgtgtgtgtgtgtgtgtgtgtgtttatgtttgttagAGAGAATACAGTCTCTATTTATCTTCCTGGTTTTACTACAGGATATTTTTCTCTGCCATGTTTTCCACATAGCAGTGTTCAGGCTGCTCAGGGGTTTGTGGGTAGTAGACGTCGGCCTTGTGCTCGTCCTCGTGCTCGATGTGCTTCAGGTGGATGACCATGTGCAGGGCGTAGGCCAggaccagcagcaggatgagggAGGTGACGAGGCCCATCAGGATGGCTGGCGTCAGGAAGGTGGCGCAGTCGCTTGCGGGAGAAAACTTACCGGAGGTGACGTTGAAGGCCTGAATCTGAGGATAGGGATTTTCAGAAGTAACAAACAAACTTAGTGTGATGGTTCAAGGACATCCTCCCTGGTGTTAAGGCGCAgtaagtgtgtgtcagtgactgGTACCTGGAAGTCGGTGAAGGTGATGGTCCAGCGGCGGGCGTGGTCGGTGCTGGGCAGCAGCAGGGCGCTGTGGCGTTGCAGGTTGCTGACATGGAGgcagtggaaggaggaggaggccggagcGTACACCTCGCTGGCATTGAACACAGCTTCCTCAGACGTGTTGTAGAGCAGAGAGACGCTGTCCACGGAGAACCACCACTGACCGGACGACTCGTAGAAGGTGTTGGACAGCTGCAGTCTGACACCAGGGGGACAAGAGAAGACTGTGAATCCAGAATTCACATGTGTGCTCTACTTGGATCTTCATTTTTAACACATTAGAATGTGGACTCAAAGAAACACAACGTGCGTTATGGGGAGTTGTTCTGAATAGAATCATAACTTTTATTACTTCCTAGGGCAACTTTTAATCAGACATATTCATGTAGATCTGACTTATCGATGTTGTTGCCTTATTGATCACATGATTGTCATTTATAAcctccaaaaagaaaaaaaaatgttggccTGTTGTGCCATTTTCACGAAACCTGGTTGAGGGATTCAATCTGGACTCTGGAAGAACCCGTCAAGGTTGGTTGTAGTTGTGAATTAAAGAAACATCCTCACCAGAATATGACGGGATGATCTTGATAAATAACGAtgctttaggacaaaaaaactataatttagGTTGTCAGaccatttactttttttcttgtATATTTTCATAATAGCTGGATAACCATGTGaaggattgtttggccttggtggagtttTGTATTATCGTTTGGTGTGTAGACGGCAAACAGGGGGTATGACTAACCTGATTGAAAGGCCTCTCAAATCCTCCACGTCTCCAAACCTCATGAGCAACcttcaggaacacacacacacacgttattgTTACCTTGTGACTTGAACACTATTTCCACATGCATTTCAAGGGACTTTCGAGGCCcaaagcaacattttttattcaaatacgTCACCAATCAGCTCAGAAAACAGGTCAATCCCTAAAACATCAGTGTTGTCTGATgctgttgaggttgtgttgacatcagacaaacaggcagacaggctcatgcagacagacaggtggacagtaCATACGTTGCCTTGTCTCGGCTGCAGACAGACTGGCTGGTGTCCACAGGTTTCTGAGGAGAGAACGCTCGCTCCGTCAGGTccagctgcttctgcttctcGAGGCGCAGAGACAGTCTCCTGGCCTGGAACAGGACGCACGGCTCCCCGTCAGAAAACACCTGCAGGAGAGACACAGGTGCAACGTGGGGGATTTACTCATATACTGGGGTGAGCCTGAACTTCAGTATTATAATTTCATGCAGCTTCGTACTCTTACATTCAGAGGGATTAGCTCTACTCTACTAGTTTAAACATATGTTCCATACCCTTACACCTGATGAGCTGAGAATAGTATCCTGCTAAATGAGACATTTAGAAAACCTATAGTCATCAATATGCTGAATTAATGGTATCAAAGCTAAAAAGGTTATCTTCTATGAAAAtgtatgatgtttttattctcaCAGGACAGTGACGCCAAATCCCACAGATCATCTCAAAGCCAAACTGACATTTTCATGCAATCATTTTGTTCTTTGTCAAATTGTCATCATATGAGAAGATGGATATAAGTTTCATGTGTGCGTGCAGAGAGCAGGTCCAGGACGCAACCTGGAACATACAGGTAAGTCATGTGTGAAGTGAATTACGCCACCTTGAGGGGAGGGAAGGGTAGAGCAGCTCCTCGAACCTGAAGTAACTTCCTCTGTGGAGCCTCTGGAGACTGGACACAGAAAGTTTGATATTTCAAGCGAGAATAAAATCACATGGATTCAGAAAGAGGcatttatatagatttagatCACTGACATATGTGTTTTATTGTACAGCAAGTTATATTAAACATGGTAAAGAAACTCCAAACTTTAGTTTTCttctatatattatttatttgtatatgcaAATAAATACGTGTATCAACACAACCTTTGTTACCCAGATCCCAGATCTACAAGCAGTGCAATGAAATTTTCTTTCACGTTCACAACACTTTCTTATTTTAAAGCGGGTATTACATTGATTGTTCACCTCTAATCCCCAAAAATGTATAGAAGACCTTATTTACCTGCAGCATTTGCCTGATTGTTTGCTCTGTGTCCTCCATCCACATCCCTCCATCACTCAGTGTGACTCCCTcatctgcagaggaaataaCAGAATTTAACTTTAATGGTAGATAGACAGacgaatagatagatagatagatagatagatatatagatactAACCATGGATTGGAGCGACAGCAGctctttaaacaaaaaaacaacaggacagtcaataaataaccaaaacaaaaagataacGTTCATCATTACTTCTTTTGCAAAACAAGGTTTAGCTCCTCTTGTTTTCTGGGTCAGAGCTCGAGACTGTGGCTTGAGGGATCACATTGATGACATAATCATACAAtcagagttcacacacacaccggtcATGCAGGATGGGGTGGCTCTCGGCCAAGAGGAGATTTTGCAGCTTCTCCCTATTTTACCACGAACAGCTGCACGCTGTGAGAAATGACACAGCCTGAACATCTGTTTGCACGTCCggcctcatcatcatctcattAGAGTTCGGTTTGCCTCAGTGTCACTGTCAGAGAAGAACTTCTACACTGAAGGATTCTGCAGAAACCTCAGATTATGTTTCATGACCATGTGGTTTTGTTGGTGTTTCTAATCCAGTTCAACACTTTTGCAGGTAGAAGGGTTGAGAAAATATTGTCGTGGTGGTGAAGAATAACTGAGAAAACGACTTCAGGTGTGTAACAGCATGAGAACTCCAGCATGAAAGTCAGATGTGCTTCACCTCCATCCAAAACCTTCACCTCCATCCAAAACTTTCACCTCCAACCAAAACCTTCACCTATAATCCAAAACCTTCACCTCCATCCAAAACCTTCACCTCCATCCAAAACTTTCACCTCCAACCAAAACCTTCACCTCCATCCAAAATATTCACCTATAATCCAAAACCTTCACCTCCATCCAAAACTTTCACCTCCATCCAAAACCTTCACCTCCATCCAAAACCTTCACCTCCATCCAAAACCTTCAGCTCCACACCTTTGTTTTCTGCCTCTTCACTAAGAAAACAACCTTTTCCTCATTACCTCTCAACATTGGCAGTAGAAAGAAATTTTGAGGACACGACTTGGAATAATACTTGTTTGTGTCAATCTGATTGAGTGCAATGAACTCTCCTAGCTCCTGGCAGTGAGCAGCTCAGAACAGTTCTACAGAGCTTTTAACCCTCATTCAGCTCCTTTTGGCCTCTTGATGCACGTAAGCTTCAGTCTCTATGCTCTGCTGTgatacaaaacacagaaaatcagACAATGGATTTTCGCTTCCTTAACGATACTCAAATGTTCTCTTAATTGTTGTCATTTAGATTTCTGTCAATCTAATTGTTTCTTGCTGGGCTGGCGGTTCCCCTGGTGCTCCTCAAACGACCAcataataaatttaaaaaatcacagttttgaagaaattaaaaagaataaatgaatgaaactcCACACAGGGCCTGTGGTCAATGGGAACACATCCGTAATCTCTGGGCTGAATGTGTCGGGAGTCAAAGATTAGAGAGTCAGGAGAGGTGAAACACAACAACTCTAATCTTCAAACCGCTTCATATCCCTGCCTCTGATCGCCTCCACCTACCTGTCAGCAGGCGGCCGGTCGAGGCAGGTAGACGgctgcagatggaggaggagagagaggaggaggatgctgcagtgtttccacGGCGTAGCCATCGCTGTGGCGACCGGAGTGTGAtgccagcacacacactctgtccccctctcctcctcctaatCTACTTTAATCAGCCCACTGTCTCTAAGCCCCCTTGTCAGACCCATGAATCATCCAATcggagagagagtgacaggggCAGGCAGGGTGGACAGGACCCGCCCACCGGTGAAAGACTTTACTGGTcacatattttctcatttcaggTCAGTTCAGACAACAATGAATCTCATCAGATTAAAGGTCGTAGTGATGATGACACTGACAGAGCAACATTCACCAGATGTATTGGGTCCATTTTATCGACATACACTTACAGTACAGAAATGTAAAAGAATGAATCTGTACTTACTGACACATGTTTTAAAGCATTATATTAAAAAGCTTGAATATCCTAAAAGGACCTAATCCCTTTTCCAGACAGGGAACACATAACATCATTGACTTAATCTGCCTGTTTGTAATCCAGACACAGGAGTCTGGATCTCTGTGGGAAGAGGAAATTGAGGTGTCACAGCAGAACAGGAACATGAGGCTGGTAAAAACAGTGTATTTACAAACATatctatatatgtgtatatgcttgtatgtttatatataagttGTCTCTGATAGCCACTGCAGTTTCAGTCTCATATGAAGCCTTTGTGACTTTTGACCATTGACGatttaaatacaataatttGAACAAGTGTTAATAATTTGTTGAAATCGTCTTCACGTCCCAATAGCCATCaaaaaattctaaaaaaaatattgcatCTGGactgtaataaaaacaaagttcaTTTCATTCAGGTTAAATACAATCAAAGTCAACTTAAAATGTgtagttttattatttgaatacTTCAGAACGTTTATATGTTCTTCTGACTTTTTGAgaagtgtgtctgttgtttacCTCTAATAAGGgtctgaacaaaataaaaaaaataaaacccaatTAAATGAAAGTTTGGTATAACATTTATTCAAGTTCTctgtatataaagtatttttttctgaatgaaaaggaatattaaataacatttagtaaaaatgacaacaataataattatattaaataaaaaatctgacGCTCAGTAAAGAAGCGATAATTTTGGTCAGGCACATTGCGTGGCCACGCCCGGCCGGGGTCCTCGGACTCGACTTTTAGCGCGGTGCATGTTGGGTCCTTCCTTTCGGTCCCAGGCTCGCTTGTGAAAACATGGGTGAGCGTCAAACTTCAGCAAATATGTCGAGTTATTCCGCGGATTTCACAGATTTTTCGCACCGGTGCTGTTTACGAGACTCTTACGCACAAGTCTCGATGTTTTAATGTCGGTTAAAATCCGCTGATAGCTCTGAAATGTCCCCGTTAAACATTCGCTCTCCGCCGCAACGTGGAGCGGCCATAACACGTCCCGAGAACCGGGGTGGCCAGTTAGCACAGCTAGCTTAGCATTCAACCCTGTCTTATTGTTCTTTAAACCGCTGCCGTGTATATTAAagtgattaattaaaaaaacgcGTCAATCCCCGCTGTCCTATTGACAGGCGTCAGATTGAGAATGAGCTTCATTAGCTTCACGTTAGCATGGTTAGCTTAGTTAGCCTCGGCACAGGTTGATCAGAACTGCAGGTCTTTCAGGGGAGAAAGGTTTATTTACACATTCAGAACAGATCTGTTTAAAAATCTAATATCCATCTTCTTACACCTTCTGTACTgggtgatgatgaagaggtggAAAGAAGCTGGATTCAGCTTCAGGGTCCTGGTGATAGTCACGTAATCAATCTCTCAGTAGGAAACAGCGTCTGATCAGGGTTTCAGTACCATGACTGGTTTTCTGTTAGTGACACCAACACGTGAGAAGATGCAGTTCTTTAATTGGACTGTAAAGCTGGAGTCAGTCACACCCGGAAGATATTTAACTCTGACAGGGTGTCACTCCAGTGTCATCCAGTTAGTTTCATTCAGAACTATTGGTCTCACTGGTTGTGCCTGTTAAATCTGGGACGGCTTCTATCCTTGACGGTTAAGACACTTTGAGACTTTTTTCTAGATCTTTGCATCCCACTGAGTCTGTATTCTCTGGCCTTCTGCTTTGATATTAATCACTGCTGTTCTTTGTTCCCTCAGGAAAGTGTCGTGGTCTGCGTACTGCCAGGAAGCTCCGTAACCACCGTCGTGAGCAGAAATGGCACGATAAACAGTACAAGAAGGCCCATCTGGGCACAGCCCTGAAGGCCAACCCCTTCGGAGGAGCCTCTCACGCCAAAGGCATCGTACTTGAGAAAGTGTGAGTACCACATGTACTCCTGAACTGTAGACCACTGAGGGGTCAATCTTTTTGAGTCCAAAGAAGTTTGGGGTCTTGTGTTCTTTTGGTCTTGGAACTCTAGTGCATTTTGTCTGATGGTTGACGAGGCCAAATGAGAGTTGTTGAcgagtgtttttctgttttctctgcagaggagTGGAGGCTAAGCAGCCCAACTCTGCCATCAGGAAATGTGTGAGGGTGCAGCTCATCAAGAACGGAAAGAAGATCACCGCCTTCGTCCCCAACGATGGTTGCCTCAACTTCATTGAGGTAAAGGCCATTGATGTGAAAATCCTTCAGGAACATTAAGCTAGAATAAAGTCAAACTAAGTGTGATACACTTTAATTCAGTGCCtggtaaatgatgatgatggtggtgtcATCCCATCTTGTTCTCAAAGCTTCACCTAATCTATTCTGTAGTTTTCTCAGAATCTATACATACACATGTAGATCTTTTTGAATTAATCTGTTCAATGCAGCTGTCTAATTGTGACAGTGTCTAATTGATCCTAATTTGAAATTTAGCTTTTAAATGTACAAGTCACTTTAGGTGGTTTGACATTGTCTCTCCGTCTTGTCCTCCTCTAACCACCTGTCTCTTCTAACCACGTCCTCCTTGTCTCTTCCCTTCTTTTAGGAGAACGATGAGGTTCTGGTGGCAGGATTCGGACGTAAAGGTCACGCTGTGGGTGATATTCCCGGTGTCCGTTTCAAGGTGGTCAAGGTTGCCAACGTGTCCCTGCTGGCTCTCTACAAAGGCAAGAAGGAGAGGCCCAGGTCATAGACAGTTgatgcagaaaataaaataaacacgtTTTCAAATACAATCtggtttcatgttttcattgtcaAGTGCACTTTTTTCCCTTTACGGTCTTTCGGGACTTTTCAAAAAGTAGATGTTTATGTTGCTTGTtcctttttaaatccttttaagattcttttattttcaatgaACAGCATCTAAATAGCAGTTGAATCCAAAAGGTTGTATAATCTCAGTTCATCCGATCCCACACAATAATGGGTACTGGGCAGTATGTTGGCCATCAGCAGAGGTTAAGTGTCTTTTTAAAGGGACATTTCAACATGTGGACAGAAGTTTGGTATCACACACTTACGGGGCTTTGTACAAAGGTGACTGACCTCAAACAGAATTAATTTAAACTGAATGTTAgtcctgttaaactgaaaaatgtCTGGTGCATCAGACACCTGAATGTTTGCTACATCTGGATGTGCAGGAGTCACAGCAGCCAGATTGTTAAACATAAGACAACGGAGCAATACCATGATAAAATTCAGGTTGATGCTCATTAACATAGACAAACCCATTGAGTTAAACAGCTTATAGATAATCGGGTCATTCTGTTTTGTGCCCTCCCCCCTTTCAAGAGCCCTGGAAGTCATGTTTAAGTCAGTGGGGtttattaatttgaataaatgcaGATTGATGAAACCATTGATCTAGATGTTCAGGCAGGTTGATGCCCTAttacaatacatttattattccTGATCATGTTTCTACCTGCTGTGAATCCTTTAGAAATAACTATTC
This genomic interval carries:
- the atp6ap1la gene encoding ATPase H+ transporting accessory protein 1 like a codes for the protein MATPWKHCSILLLSLLLHLQPSTCLDRPPADRAAVAPIHDEGVTLSDGGMWMEDTEQTIRQMLQSPEAPQRKLLQVRGAALPFPPLKVFSDGEPCVLFQARRLSLRLEKQKQLDLTERAFSPQKPVDTSQSVCSRDKATLLMRFGDVEDLRGLSIRLQLSNTFYESSGQWWFSVDSVSLLYNTSEEAVFNASEVYAPASSSFHCLHVSNLQRHSALLLPSTDHARRWTITFTDFQIQAFNVTSGKFSPASDCATFLTPAILMGLVTSLILLLVLAYALHMVIHLKHIEHEDEHKADVYYPQTPEQPEHCYVENMAEKNIL
- the rps23 gene encoding 40S ribosomal protein S23 yields the protein MGKCRGLRTARKLRNHRREQKWHDKQYKKAHLGTALKANPFGGASHAKGIVLEKVGVEAKQPNSAIRKCVRVQLIKNGKKITAFVPNDGCLNFIEENDEVLVAGFGRKGHAVGDIPGVRFKVVKVANVSLLALYKGKKERPRS
- the pde12 gene encoding 2',5'-phosphodiesterase 12, producing the protein MLNRIPAALALFPRRLLLSSPKYLTRACHRLLGTMEPAVVRCLPGEPKLTISFTLDGSKKQMLRDQDEPLAKALARISNGFAKGLGKAKKTKKRKSQQPSEAPQPAAVVKLFFGGDEVPDTELNSEAWRDGAVLQVGDLQYSVHRNSPTFTTAELPVSLLAEFPVCPKLEVEFGDLQECEFTWFKETRLDTSSEVPGEVEGQVPSWTQVGCGRVHIPSNKDIGCRLKLRCTPKDGSRSGLAKELVSVGAVEAGPGMCTFDDRHAYTVKEAEWPTMRVVSYNILADVYAQTELSKTVLYPYCAPYALQLDYRQNLVKKELAGYNADIICLQEVDPEVFEDSLIPALDAFGLDGVFKLKERQHEGLSTFYRRSKFRLLSRHDIMLSEALTSDPIHSELLERVSANSDLTLEDRILKRSTSLQVSILEDLKTPGRKVCVANTHLYWHPKGGNVRLVQMGVALKHLSHVIREVAPGAPLVFCGDFNSTPSSGVFQLLTEVVVPQQHADWSSSGPEESCSMELLSGFPPLLSACGQPAYTNYVGGFQGCLDYIFIQPDSMQVEQMIPLPSHQEVTTYKALPSVAHPSDHIALVCDLRWSP